A region of Culicoides brevitarsis isolate CSIRO-B50_1 chromosome 1, AGI_CSIRO_Cbre_v1, whole genome shotgun sequence DNA encodes the following proteins:
- the LOC134831598 gene encoding choline-phosphate cytidylyltransferase B-like isoform X2, translating into MLMSRKRPRSDDVEAQSELQLQNHEDSSNNSDSLLNGHSLTEDEPNGYLNGEASCSGVEYSPPVTICKPAPFSHETDAILERDQCDYTQKITYSMARNGTAPRRIRVYADGIYDLFHQGHARQLMQAKNVFPNVYLIVGVCSDELTHSKKGRTVMNDSERYEAIKHCRYVDEVVKDAPWNITDDFIEKHKIDFVAHDELPYGSDDSEDIYAPLKRRGMFVATERTEGVSTSDIVARIVKDYDIYVRRNLARGYTAKELNVSFLKEKKFRLQNKLDEFKDRGKKVKGDIISKWEEKSNDFIKTFLLLFGRDRLSTIWNESKDKLRLALSPPASPNHSNEDSNEACDQPPPTKRACISGNAASNYDSDSD; encoded by the exons ATGCTGATGTCACGCAAACGCCCGCGAAGTGATGATGTGGAAGCACAATCGGAACTGCAGCTTCAGAATCACGAggacagcagcaacaacagcgACTCCCTGTTAAACGGACACAGTTTGACGGAAGACGAGCCGAATGGCTATTTGAATGGCGAGGCATCGTGCAGCGGCGTCGAATACAGTCCGCCTGTG acaatttGCAAGCCGGCTCCGTTTTCACACGAAACCGATGCCATTTTGGAGCGCGATCAATGCGATTACACACAAAAGATCACCTACAGCATGGCGCGCAACGGCACAGCGCCGCGTCGAATTCGTGTCTATGCCGATGGGATCTACGATTTGTTCCATCAAGGACACGCTCGCCAACTGATGCAAGCCAAAAATGTATTTCCCAATGTGTACCTGATCGTGGGTGTGTGCAGCGACGAGTTGACGCACAGCAAAAAGGGCCGCACCGTCATGAACGATAGCGAACGCTACGAAGCGATCAAGCATTGTCGGTATGTCGATGAAGTGGTGAAAGATGCGCCGTGGAACATCACAGACGACTTTATTGAAAAGCACAAAATTGACTTTGTGGCGCACGACGAGTTGCCATACGGATCGGATGACAGCGAGGACATCTATGCGCCGCTCAAGCGACGTGGAATGTTTGTTGCAACAGAACGAACAGAAG gtgtCTCAACTTCCGACATTGTCGCTCGCATCGTCAAAGATTACGATATCTACGTGAGACGCAATCTCGCCCGTGGCTATACAGCAAAGGAACTGAACGTTTCATTCCTGAAGGAGAAGAAATTCCGGCtgcaaaataaattggatGAGTTTAAAGATCGCGGCAAGAAAGTGAAAGGTGACATCATTAGCAAATGGGAGGAGAAATCAAACGATTTCATCAAAACT ttcctGCTACTTTTTGGTCGTGACAGACTCTCAACCATTTGGAACGAATCGAAGGACAAGTTGCGCCTTGCGCTGAGCCCGCCCGCCAGCCCGAATCACTCGAACGAAGACTCGAATGAGGCATGCGATCAACCGCCGCCAACGAAACGTGCCTGTATATCGGGAAATGCAGCATCGAACTACGATTCAGATTCAGATTAA
- the LOC134831598 gene encoding choline-phosphate cytidylyltransferase B-like isoform X3 produces the protein MPPTPNFVVPAIPNAQVRKEIQIVDTICKPAPFSHETDAILERDQCDYTQKITYSMARNGTAPRRIRVYADGIYDLFHQGHARQLMQAKNVFPNVYLIVGVCSDELTHSKKGRTVMNDSERYEAIKHCRYVDEVVKDAPWNITDDFIEKHKIDFVAHDELPYGSDDSEDIYAPLKRRGMFVATERTEGVSTSDIVARIVKDYDIYVRRNLARGYTAKELNVSFLKEKKFRLQNKLDEFKDRGKKVKGDIISKWEEKSNDFIKTFLLLFGRDRLSTIWNESKDKLRLALSPPASPNHSNEDSNEACDQPPPTKRACISGNAASNYDSDSD, from the exons aTGCCTCCAACACCAAATTTTGTCGTGCCCGCGATACCGAATGCCCAAGTCAggaaagaaattcaaattgtCGAT acaatttGCAAGCCGGCTCCGTTTTCACACGAAACCGATGCCATTTTGGAGCGCGATCAATGCGATTACACACAAAAGATCACCTACAGCATGGCGCGCAACGGCACAGCGCCGCGTCGAATTCGTGTCTATGCCGATGGGATCTACGATTTGTTCCATCAAGGACACGCTCGCCAACTGATGCAAGCCAAAAATGTATTTCCCAATGTGTACCTGATCGTGGGTGTGTGCAGCGACGAGTTGACGCACAGCAAAAAGGGCCGCACCGTCATGAACGATAGCGAACGCTACGAAGCGATCAAGCATTGTCGGTATGTCGATGAAGTGGTGAAAGATGCGCCGTGGAACATCACAGACGACTTTATTGAAAAGCACAAAATTGACTTTGTGGCGCACGACGAGTTGCCATACGGATCGGATGACAGCGAGGACATCTATGCGCCGCTCAAGCGACGTGGAATGTTTGTTGCAACAGAACGAACAGAAG gtgtCTCAACTTCCGACATTGTCGCTCGCATCGTCAAAGATTACGATATCTACGTGAGACGCAATCTCGCCCGTGGCTATACAGCAAAGGAACTGAACGTTTCATTCCTGAAGGAGAAGAAATTCCGGCtgcaaaataaattggatGAGTTTAAAGATCGCGGCAAGAAAGTGAAAGGTGACATCATTAGCAAATGGGAGGAGAAATCAAACGATTTCATCAAAACT ttcctGCTACTTTTTGGTCGTGACAGACTCTCAACCATTTGGAACGAATCGAAGGACAAGTTGCGCCTTGCGCTGAGCCCGCCCGCCAGCCCGAATCACTCGAACGAAGACTCGAATGAGGCATGCGATCAACCGCCGCCAACGAAACGTGCCTGTATATCGGGAAATGCAGCATCGAACTACGATTCAGATTCAGATTAA
- the LOC134831598 gene encoding choline-phosphate cytidylyltransferase B-like isoform X1: protein MLMSRKRPRSDDVEAQSELQLQNHEDSSNNSDSLLNGHSLTEDEPNGYLNGEASCSGVEYSPPVNEDINEDSEEMHEISLHEQASDQITNDLANISVTICKPAPFSHETDAILERDQCDYTQKITYSMARNGTAPRRIRVYADGIYDLFHQGHARQLMQAKNVFPNVYLIVGVCSDELTHSKKGRTVMNDSERYEAIKHCRYVDEVVKDAPWNITDDFIEKHKIDFVAHDELPYGSDDSEDIYAPLKRRGMFVATERTEGVSTSDIVARIVKDYDIYVRRNLARGYTAKELNVSFLKEKKFRLQNKLDEFKDRGKKVKGDIISKWEEKSNDFIKTFLLLFGRDRLSTIWNESKDKLRLALSPPASPNHSNEDSNEACDQPPPTKRACISGNAASNYDSDSD from the exons ATGCTGATGTCACGCAAACGCCCGCGAAGTGATGATGTGGAAGCACAATCGGAACTGCAGCTTCAGAATCACGAggacagcagcaacaacagcgACTCCCTGTTAAACGGACACAGTTTGACGGAAGACGAGCCGAATGGCTATTTGAATGGCGAGGCATCGTGCAGCGGCGTCGAATACAGTCCGCCTGTG AATGAGGATATCAACGAAGATAGCGAAGAAATGCACGAAATAAGTCTTCATGAACAGGCATCGGATCAAATCACGAACGATCTTGCCAACATTTCGGTT acaatttGCAAGCCGGCTCCGTTTTCACACGAAACCGATGCCATTTTGGAGCGCGATCAATGCGATTACACACAAAAGATCACCTACAGCATGGCGCGCAACGGCACAGCGCCGCGTCGAATTCGTGTCTATGCCGATGGGATCTACGATTTGTTCCATCAAGGACACGCTCGCCAACTGATGCAAGCCAAAAATGTATTTCCCAATGTGTACCTGATCGTGGGTGTGTGCAGCGACGAGTTGACGCACAGCAAAAAGGGCCGCACCGTCATGAACGATAGCGAACGCTACGAAGCGATCAAGCATTGTCGGTATGTCGATGAAGTGGTGAAAGATGCGCCGTGGAACATCACAGACGACTTTATTGAAAAGCACAAAATTGACTTTGTGGCGCACGACGAGTTGCCATACGGATCGGATGACAGCGAGGACATCTATGCGCCGCTCAAGCGACGTGGAATGTTTGTTGCAACAGAACGAACAGAAG gtgtCTCAACTTCCGACATTGTCGCTCGCATCGTCAAAGATTACGATATCTACGTGAGACGCAATCTCGCCCGTGGCTATACAGCAAAGGAACTGAACGTTTCATTCCTGAAGGAGAAGAAATTCCGGCtgcaaaataaattggatGAGTTTAAAGATCGCGGCAAGAAAGTGAAAGGTGACATCATTAGCAAATGGGAGGAGAAATCAAACGATTTCATCAAAACT ttcctGCTACTTTTTGGTCGTGACAGACTCTCAACCATTTGGAACGAATCGAAGGACAAGTTGCGCCTTGCGCTGAGCCCGCCCGCCAGCCCGAATCACTCGAACGAAGACTCGAATGAGGCATGCGATCAACCGCCGCCAACGAAACGTGCCTGTATATCGGGAAATGCAGCATCGAACTACGATTCAGATTCAGATTAA
- the LOC134838558 gene encoding LOW QUALITY PROTEIN: PAX3- and PAX7-binding protein 1 (The sequence of the model RefSeq protein was modified relative to this genomic sequence to represent the inferred CDS: substituted 2 bases at 2 genomic stop codons) — translation MFRKPKKQISRRVFSGNSDDEAETEKMVVDPIPEPPVISLPKKKVSSKSGEKDKKSSAKLTLLSFGDDEEEEGGGDVFQVKKSSHSKKVMKMLDRERRKKKKEQESAQKMPDKNAKNASGVNPETDDNRTAIIKNEKSNKIQTEIRTDEFVLVVKNSQPDIVLNGRAALCAGKNDMSSEEEDENPDDKSHSFSKPDKFKLVLDSGGIPDAAMIHAARKRRQKARELGEFVPLEENNREEEPVKKGKRLVHEGENEGSDEDDERVDMTAISGLKDLEERREKFYQAQQCKXKSIFSQKIIFFXFFMLIFLDATDDSDPEMHEWENQQIRKGVTGAQLQSVQQESMFGNYIQGSFANSFNNYAKFEEEQQKPAKKLTTGELLKQAYENSSGVARPKYADSTNKQSKMAPKTPQELLEKMREKFESTRITYRNHFTDIDHISNEIASLKLELIEAKEGGPRAAEKYRFYQEEKCYMADLIECLDEKLPQISSLEDTALMAFAKYSNNLIERRRQDVRDQAKDMAEASKPANLKQKPDQEDQARIRRAAEREGRRTRRRRDREKNNVNDMHQEGMSSDDEVNDQERKHHEDILASVRHDAATLMDDAADEFAQIHGVLGKFEIWKERYPDAYNEAYIHLCIPKIVAPLIKLKLVLWNPLADGCEDFEKSGWYEDCMRYAILGNETEESLYEDRDSALVPTLIEKIIIPKVNDYVERVWDPMSTTQTFRLVQLMSKLGRDYPSIRPKSKSLRTLFQSLLDKIKLSIENDVFIPIFPKQIQEGKSSFFQRQFHGGLKLFRNILSWQGIIADEPLKQLAILSLLNRYLLLGMRSSSVVDAVSKAHTILYTLPRVWLAQDSPILVSLEMFIALLRHINTQLDHANPMHIQAIENLRNIMKSLHVYE, via the exons ATGTTCCGGAAGCCAAAGAAACAGATATCTCGTCGGGTTTTCAGCGGAAATTCGGATGATGAGGCCGAAACGGAGAAAATGGTTGTCGATCCGATACCCGAGCCGCCCGTAATTTCGCTGCCGAAGAAGAAGGTCAGCTCAAAAAGTGgcgaaaaagacaaaaaatcgtcGGCAAAACTGACACTGCTGAGTTTCGGAGACGACGAAG AGGAGGAAGGCGGCGGCGacgtatttcaagttaaaaaatcatctcacagcaaaaaagttatgaaaatgcTGGATCGTGAGCGTcgcaaaaagaaaaaggagCAAGAGTCTGCACAAAAAATGCCAGACAAAAACGCTAAAAACGCTAGCGGGGTAAATCCGGAAACGGATGATAATCGCACAGcgatcattaaaaatgaaaaatctaataaaattcaaaccgAAATACGAACCGATGAATTTGTG ctTGTCGTTAAAAACTCGCAACCAGATATCGTTCTGAATGGCAGAGCAGCATTATGCGCCGGCAAAAATGACATGTCAAGCGAAGAGGAGGACGAAAATCCCGACGATAAGAGTCATTCCTTCAGTAAACCCGACAAATTCAAGCTCGTACTCGACAGCGGAGGGATTCCAGATGCTGCGATGATCCATGCGGCACGAAAACGTCGTCAAAAGGCACGTGAATTGGGAGAATTTGTACCGTTAGAGGAAAATAATCGCGAAGAAGAACCGGTGAAAAAGGGAAAACGTCTCGTGCATGAAGGAGAAAACGAGGGATCTGACGAGGATGACGAACGTGTCGATATGACGGCAATTAGTGGCTTGAAAGATCTCGAGGAACGACGTGAAAAATTCTATCAAGCACAACAATGCAagtgaaaatcgattttttctcagaaaattatttttttctaattttttatgttaatttttttagatgccACTGACGATTCTGATCCCGAAATGCACGAATGGGAGAATCAACAGATCCGAAAAGGCGTCACTGGAGCACAATTGCAATCTGTACAGCAAGAATCCATGTTCGGGAACTACATTCAAGGGTCATTTGCGAATTCCTTCAACAATTATGCGAAATTTGAGGAGGAACAACAAAAGCCGGCAAAGAAATTGACAACGGGAGAACTGTTGAAACAAGCTTATGAGAATTCGAGTGGCGTTGCAAGACCCAAATATGCGGATTCGACGAATAAACAGTCAAAAATGGCTCCGAAAACGCCCCAAGAGCTGCTGGAGAAGATGAGGGAAAAGTTCGAAAGTACTCGGATCACGTATCGAAACCATTTTACGGATATCGATCACATTTCCAACGAAATTGCGTCCCTCAAACTCGAATTAATCGAAGCGAAAGAGGGAGGTCCTCGTGCCGCCGAAAAATATCGCTTTTATCAGGAGGAAAAATGTTACATGGCTGACTTGATCGAGTGTTTAGACGAAAAATTGCCGCAAATTTCATCATTGGAAGACACGGCGCTCATGGCTTTCGCGAAATATTCGAACAATTTAATCGAAAGACGACGCCAAGATGTACGGGATCAAGCAAAGGACATGGCAGAGGCATCAAAACCGGCAAATCTCAAACAAAAACCCGATCAAGAGGATCAAGCGAGGATACGGAGAGCTGCTGAACGTGAGGGACGTCGAACACGTCGTCGCAGAgaccgagaaaaaaataatgtgaacGATATGCATCAAGAAGGCATGTCGAGTGACGACGAAGTAAACGATCAGGAACGAAAACATCACGAAGATATACTTGCGAGTGTGCGACATGATGCGGCAACGTTAATGGATGATGCCGCCGATGAGTTTGCGCAAATCCATGGAGttcttggaaaatttgaaatttggaaGGAACGATATCCCGATGCCTATAACGAGGCCTACATCCATTTGTGCATCCCGAAAATTGTTGCTCCGctgataaaattgaaactcGTACTGTGGAATCCGCTTGCCGATGGATGTGAGGATTTTGAAAAGTCTGGATGGTACGAGGATTGCATGAGATACGCGATTTTGGGGAATGAAACGGAAGAAAGTTTGTATGAAGATCGTGATTCAGCGCTTGTGCCAAcattaattgagaaaataatcATCCCGAAAGTGAATGACTACGTTGAACGCGTTTGGGATCCAATGTCGACGACACAAACCTTCCGTCTGGTGCAACTAATGAGCAAATTAGGCAGAGATTATCCATCAATAAGGCCCAAATCGAAGTCTTTACGAACACTTTTCCAATCGTTACTCgacaaaattaaactttccATCGAAAATGACgtttttattccaatttttcccaaaca aatCCAAGAAGGCAAATCATCATTCTTCCAACGTCAATTCCATGGAGGTCTCAAGTTATTCCGCAACATTTTGAGTTGGCAAGGCATTATCGCAGACGAACCTTTGAAACAATTGGCCATTTTGAGTCTTCTCAATCGTTATTTGCTGCTTGGAATGAGa agCTCGTCAGTCGTTGATGCAGTTAGCAAGGCACACACAATCCTCTATACTTTGCCGCGCGTTTGGTTGGCGCAAGATTCGCCCATTCTAGTCAGTTTGGAGATGTTTATAGCACTTCTGAGGCACATTAACACACAATTGGATCACGCAAATCCGATGCATATTCAAGCCATTGAGAATCTGAGGAACATTATGAAGAGTCTTCATGTTTACGAATAG
- the LOC134838559 gene encoding rutC family protein UK114 yields the protein MSTLIRKIISSAAGPKPVAAYNQAVVVDRTVYCSGCLGMDENMKLVDGGAAAQTKKALENLKNILEAADSGLDRVVKATILLSNMDDYKAVNEEYAKVFTEGYPARTCYAVSKLPLGAAVEIEAISITGSVKTETDKPKL from the exons atgTCGACTTTGATTCGAAAAATCATCTCAAGTGCAGCag GACCAAAACCGGTCGCCGCTTACAA tcaagCGGTTGTGGTCGATCGTACGGTTTATTGCTCCGGATGCTTGGGTATGGATGAGAACATGAAACTCGTGGATGGCGGAGCAGCTGCTCAAACAAAGAAGGCACTTGAGAACTTGAAAAACATCTTGGAGGCAGCGGATTCCG GACTTGATCGTGTCGTGAAGGCAACAATTCTTTTGAGCAACATGGACGACTACAAAGCTGTCAATGAGGAATATGCGAAAG tATTCACGGAAGGCTATCCAGCAAGAACTTGTTATGCCGTATCGAAGTTGCCATTGGGAGCTGCGGTCGAAATTGAAGCTATTAGCATCACAGGAAGCGTCAAGACTGAAACTGACAAAccgaaattgtaa